Below is a genomic region from Echinicola rosea.
ATTGGTAGGTTTGAAGCTTTCCGTGCCGATCTTCGATGGTTTTCAGAAGAAACACAAAATTGCCCAGGCAAGAGTGGAAGGTCAAAAGATCAAGTATGACCAGTACATGGCGGAGCAAAATGCAGAAGCCGAATACCTGAATGCTGTAAAGAAACTGAACAACAGTATTAAGAGCCTTAAGGCGCAAGAGTCCAACCTGGAGCTGTCAGAAGATGTCTTCAAGCAGACCGGACAGCTTTATCGAGAGGGACTTTCGCCGCTGACGGATTTGTTGGATGCGGAGACATCACTTCGCCAAGCCAGGTCAAGCTATTACCGGCAGGTCATCAATGTCAAAACCGCCGAAGCGGACCTGTACAAATCTACGGGCCAAATCGAAAAAATCATCAAAAACTAAGTTAGCTAATCCAGGAATCCAATTCCTCAAAACAATATCATCAATAGCCATGAAAAAAGTTATCACACCTTTAATAATTGTAGGCATTGCCGCCGTAATCGGCTTTACGCTATTTAAGAACAAGCAGGAAATGGAGGTCAAGGCCGAGCAGGCCATGAAGACCAGTGAATCTATTCCAGTGAGGACGGAGCGGATCAAAAAGACCCCTCACAAGATTTCCTTTACTTCCAATGGTACTTTCGCGCCGAGCCAAGAGCTGACGCTGAAGGCAGAGGCCAGTGGAAAAGTGCTTAAAATCCATAAAAAGAAAGGGGATTATGTCCGCAAGGGTGATGTGATCGCCAAACTGGATGATGAGCTGATCCAGTCGGAGCTATCCATTTCTGAGGTGAAGCTCAGCCAAAACCGGAAAGACCTAAGCCGCTATGAAAACCTGGCGGGTACAGAGGCGATTACCGAGAAGCAATTGGAGGAAATCCGCAACGCTACCAAAATGGCTGAATCCCAGGTAAAGATGAACAAAAAACGATTGGCCAATACGGTGATCACTGCACCGATTTCGGGTTATATAAACGAAGATTATATTGAGATAGGTACCCTGATGAGCCCAGGGATGAATGTGGTGGATATCGTAAATGTAAAACCACTAAAGCTCGTCGTGGATGTTTCGGAGCTGGAGATTGCCCGGATCAGTGTGGGAGATACAGTAGGTGTAAAAGTAGGGGTATTGCCAGAGAAGGATTTTACCGGAAAGGTAAGTTTTACCAGCCACAAGGGTGATGCATCATTACGCTACGAGGTGGAGATTGCGCTTGACGAAGAGACCGAACAGATCAAGCCTGGGATGTTTGCTTATGCGTCATTTTCCTATCCAGCAGAGGAAGCCATATTGATAGATCGTAAGGCTTTGGTGAACGGTGTAAAAAGCCCAGAGGTATTCGTGGTAGAAAATGGAAAAGCAGTATTGAAAAAAGTGAAGTTGGCACAAGTGGGCGATAATAAGTTGGTATTGCTGGACGGGCTGAAAGAAGGGGAGCAGCTGGTGACTTCCGGTCTGATCAACTTGAAAGATGGTACCGCGGTATCAGAACTTTAATCCGAAAAATCAAGAACTATGCAGATTACGAAAATATCCATAAAGCGGTCCACCATCGTGGTGGTGCTGTTTACGATTTTGACCTTGCTGGGGATTTTTTCCTATACGCAGATGTCATACGAGCTGTTGCCCAAATTCAGCCCGAATGTGGTCACCGTATCCACGGTATATCCCGGAGCAGCACCTTCGGAGGTGGAAAACTCTGTGACCAGAAAGCTAGAGGATGCCTTGGCTGCCCTAGAGGGCATCGACGTGATGAAATCAACGTCTTTGGAGAGTTTTTCCATTATCACGATCGAACTGGACGATGATGTAAACGTGGACTTGATCCTGCAGGATGCCCAACGGGAAATAGATGCTGTATTGGGAGACTTGCCGGAGGATGTGGATCCCCCGTCTTTGGGCAAGTTCAGCTTGGACGATATGCCCATCATGCAGATGGGTTCTTACGCTAACCTGACCGCGACGGAGTTTTACGACCTGATGGACCAACGTATCCAGCCGATGATTTCACAGATTGACGGGGTGGCACAGGTAAACCTCTTAGGAGGTGCCGAAAGAGAAATCAAGGTGAATTTGGATCAAAATAAGCTGAATACTTATGGGATTTCTCCTTTGCAAGTAAATCAGGCAATTGCCCAGGCCAATTTGGATTTTCCTACGGGAAAGCTGAAAAGTGATGAGGAGCAGATTCTCATCCGTTTGGCAGGGAAATTTAGTAGGGTATCTGAAATTGGCGAGCTGGTCGTTACCTATGCAGATGGTTCGCCGATCAAGGTCAAGGATGTGGCCGAGGTGATCGACTCCAATAAAGACGAAGAAATCCTCAGTAGATTAAATGGAAAAAGTGCCATCGGTGTCAGTATTCAGAAGCAGTCTGATGCGAACGCAGTGGACGTGGCCGAGCGGGTGAATGAAGCTTTGGCCCAATTGGAGACCACCTATGCTGGAGATGACCTACGGTTTGAGATATCGCAGGACAGCTCAGAGTTTACCCTCGAAGCTGCTAATGCAGTGATCCATGATTTGATCATTGCCGTCGTGCTGGTAGCGGTGATTATGCTCTTGTTTTTGCACAGTTTTAGAAACGCCGTCATTGTGATGATTGCCGTTCCGGCTTCTATTATTGCCACGTTTACGGTGATGTATTTGGCAGGGTTTACCCTAAACCTGATGAGCCTGCTGGCCCTTTCACTGGTAGTGGGGATTTTGGTGGATGACGCCATTGTGGTGATCGAAAACATCTACCGGCACATGGAAAAAGGCAAGTCTGCAATCCAGGCTTCCTATGACGGCATTCGTGAAATCGGTGGTACGGTGACGTCCATTACGTTGGTAATTGTGGTGGTATTTGTGCCTTTGGCGATGACGGGAGGTTTGATTTCAGGTATCCTTACACAGTTTAGCATCACGGTGGCGGTGGCCACGATGATGAGTTTGCTGGTGGCCTTTACCCTTATTCCGCTCCTGACTTCACGGTTTTCCAAACTGGAACACCTTAACCCAAACAGTGTGTTTGGAAAGGTCGTCAATGGCTTTGAAGGGTTTTTGGACGGTTTTGTTGCGTGGCTGACAGGGATTTTGAAATGGGCATTTAACCATAAAATCATTACCCTGGTGGTGACCTTCGTATTATTTGTTTCTTCGTTTCTTTTGGTGGGATTTGGTTTTATCGGAAGTGAATTTGTAAGTGAAGGGGATAAAGGGGAGTTTATTGTCCGATTGGAATTGCCCAAATCGGCGACCCTGGAGGAGACCAACTTTACTACGAGAGAGGCAGAAAACTACCTGACCAAGAATTCCCTGGTCAGCAGTGTATTTACGACAGTGGGACAGACTACAGGAGGAATGTCCGGAAGCCAATCCACACCTTATGCGGCTGAGATCACCGTCAAGATGGTCGATGCAGAAAAGCGGAACATTACCGCTCCGGAGTTTGCCAAAGAAATGGAAATCGCCCTAGAGGAGAATATCATCGGTGCAGAATTTACCGCCGTACCAATAGCCATTACCGGGACCGCCAATGATGCCCCGATACAAATTGTCCTTTCAGGACCTGACTTGGATACCCTAAGGAGTTTTTCCAAAAAAGTGCTGGCGGAGGTTGAAAGCGTTTCCGGTACCCGAAAGGCAGAAACTTCACTGGAAGAAGGTAACCCGGAGATTCGTGTGGAAGTGGACCGGGCGAAAATGGCTGACCTTGGCTTAAACATGTCCATGGTA
It encodes:
- a CDS encoding efflux RND transporter periplasmic adaptor subunit, with translation MKKVITPLIIVGIAAVIGFTLFKNKQEMEVKAEQAMKTSESIPVRTERIKKTPHKISFTSNGTFAPSQELTLKAEASGKVLKIHKKKGDYVRKGDVIAKLDDELIQSELSISEVKLSQNRKDLSRYENLAGTEAITEKQLEEIRNATKMAESQVKMNKKRLANTVITAPISGYINEDYIEIGTLMSPGMNVVDIVNVKPLKLVVDVSELEIARISVGDTVGVKVGVLPEKDFTGKVSFTSHKGDASLRYEVEIALDEETEQIKPGMFAYASFSYPAEEAILIDRKALVNGVKSPEVFVVENGKAVLKKVKLAQVGDNKLVLLDGLKEGEQLVTSGLINLKDGTAVSEL
- a CDS encoding efflux RND transporter permease subunit, translating into MQITKISIKRSTIVVVLFTILTLLGIFSYTQMSYELLPKFSPNVVTVSTVYPGAAPSEVENSVTRKLEDALAALEGIDVMKSTSLESFSIITIELDDDVNVDLILQDAQREIDAVLGDLPEDVDPPSLGKFSLDDMPIMQMGSYANLTATEFYDLMDQRIQPMISQIDGVAQVNLLGGAEREIKVNLDQNKLNTYGISPLQVNQAIAQANLDFPTGKLKSDEEQILIRLAGKFSRVSEIGELVVTYADGSPIKVKDVAEVIDSNKDEEILSRLNGKSAIGVSIQKQSDANAVDVAERVNEALAQLETTYAGDDLRFEISQDSSEFTLEAANAVIHDLIIAVVLVAVIMLLFLHSFRNAVIVMIAVPASIIATFTVMYLAGFTLNLMSLLALSLVVGILVDDAIVVIENIYRHMEKGKSAIQASYDGIREIGGTVTSITLVIVVVFVPLAMTGGLISGILTQFSITVAVATMMSLLVAFTLIPLLTSRFSKLEHLNPNSVFGKVVNGFEGFLDGFVAWLTGILKWAFNHKIITLVVTFVLFVSSFLLVGFGFIGSEFVSEGDKGEFIVRLELPKSATLEETNFTTREAENYLTKNSLVSSVFTTVGQTTGGMSGSQSTPYAAEITVKMVDAEKRNITAPEFAKEMEIALEENIIGAEFTAVPIAITGTANDAPIQIVLSGPDLDTLRSFSKKVLAEVESVSGTRKAETSLEEGNPEIRVEVDRAKMADLGLNMSMVGGTMQVAFNGNTDTKYRDGDYEYDINIRMDEFDRKSVADIENLAFVNNVGQTVLLKQFASAIPSEGPSELNRQDRITAVTVQSQVSGRPTGTVGAEIQERIAKLDLPKEVTIAYEGDMKMQEEGFGSLGIALLASVLLIYLIMVALYDNYVFPLVVMFSLPLAVIGALLALAMSSSALSIFSILGLIMLMGLVAKNAILLVDFTNQLKEAGLEVKAALIKAVEIRFRPILMTTLAMVFGMLPIAMASGAGAEWKNGLAWALIGGLISSMFLTMVVVPVIYYIFDRILARFGRDQKKEIVIEETELSESESEVAEYV